The Christiangramia forsetii KT0803 DNA segment TTCCAGGATAATCCAGAGACAGAATGAATAGAACTTTAAATATTGAACAACCTATTATATCCGTAAATATTGGATTCTTTAAAAAGTGAATAACATGAAATTAAATATTTTATTTATAAACGATGTACATGGTTACATCGCTCCACATCCTGAGCTGTTTTATAATGAATCCGGAGAGGTTGTAGAAACTGCTGGAGGCTATGCCCATATTGCCGGCTTTGTTGAGCAAGTGCGTAAAGAAAATCCAAATACATTGTTCTTCGATGGCGGAGATTCCCTACACGGTACAAAACCAGTGGTAGATTCCGGCGGCAAAGTGATGGTTCCCATTTTAAACGCTTTAAAACTTGATGCACTTGTCGGACATTGGGACTTTGCCTATGGCCCAGATGTCTTAAAAGAAATAGATAGTCAGTTAAATTTTCCTGTCTTGGGCTGTAATGTATTTTCTGAAGATGGCTCAAATTTCATGCAACCCACAGCCTTGTTTGAGAAAGAAAATTTCAAAATTGGAGTGATTGGTATTTGTTCAATGATTGTAGATAAAGTAATGCCTACTGAGATGAGTAAAGGCCTGAAGTTTACTTCTGGTTTGGATGAAATACCAGAACATATAAAAGATTTAAAAGCCAAAGGATCTGATATGATTATTCTGCTTTCCCATAATGGATTTCCACAGGATGTGGAACTATTGCAAAAAGTAGAAGGTATAGATATCTGTTTGAGTGCCCATACCCATAACAGAATTTACACACCAATTGAGATCAATGGTGCAAGAATAGTACAGTGCGGATGTCATGGTGCATTTATAGGTAATTTCACCATCGAAGTTGAGGATAAAGAAATTAAATATTATGATTATGAGTTGGTTAGGGTTAATGCTTCTTTACCAATAAATCCAGAGATGGATGCAATGGTTCAGGATATTTTGAAACCATACACCAAGATGCGGACAGTTCCTATTGGTACTACCAGCAAGATTTTACATAGATACAGCACTACAAACTCTACCATGGATGAATTACTCCTCAGGGCAATTGCCAGTAGTACAGATACTGAAATTGCATTTTCTAATGGCTGGCGTTATGGAGCCCCTATTCCAAAAGGAAACATTACTGAGGATCACCTATATAATATTGCCCCAATGAACCCTCCTGTTTCAACTGTAGAACTTACAGGAGGAGAAATAAAAGAGATGTTAGAAGAAAATCTGGAACGTAGCTTTTCCTGTAATCCCTTAGGTCAAATGGGAGGATATGTAAAACGTTGTTCAGGGTTACAAATAAATCTTCGAATTGAAAATCCTAAAGGACATCGTATACAGGAAATATACTATAAAGGAAGACATATTGATTTTGAAAAAACATATAAGGTCAGTTTCGTTACAACTCAGGGTGTAGCTAGTAAGTATGGTAAGAATCGCAAAAAGTACGATAAAAATGCTGTGGAGGCGATGAAGGACTATTTAAAGAAGAATCCAAATTTCACACCAAGTAATGATGGAAACTACAGATTAATATAAACAATAGTTACCCGTCAAACACCTTTACAATACCAATTTTATTTTAATGACCTTTTCTTTTTTCTTTCACAAATCAACTTTTAATGAAGCGATATATCTTTTAATTTTTTTGAAATTTTGCTTATTCTCAAACCTTTTAGCTGCACAAGAAAATAAAGTTCATTTCAGTTCATGGAATAATATTAATTTAAATCTAGAACTAGAGAAGAATTTATCTCTAA contains these protein-coding regions:
- a CDS encoding bifunctional metallophosphatase/5'-nucleotidase, which encodes MKLNILFINDVHGYIAPHPELFYNESGEVVETAGGYAHIAGFVEQVRKENPNTLFFDGGDSLHGTKPVVDSGGKVMVPILNALKLDALVGHWDFAYGPDVLKEIDSQLNFPVLGCNVFSEDGSNFMQPTALFEKENFKIGVIGICSMIVDKVMPTEMSKGLKFTSGLDEIPEHIKDLKAKGSDMIILLSHNGFPQDVELLQKVEGIDICLSAHTHNRIYTPIEINGARIVQCGCHGAFIGNFTIEVEDKEIKYYDYELVRVNASLPINPEMDAMVQDILKPYTKMRTVPIGTTSKILHRYSTTNSTMDELLLRAIASSTDTEIAFSNGWRYGAPIPKGNITEDHLYNIAPMNPPVSTVELTGGEIKEMLEENLERSFSCNPLGQMGGYVKRCSGLQINLRIENPKGHRIQEIYYKGRHIDFEKTYKVSFVTTQGVASKYGKNRKKYDKNAVEAMKDYLKKNPNFTPSNDGNYRLI